One Candidatus Regiella endosymbiont of Tuberolachnus salignus genomic window, CTTTAACCGTTATACCTTGCTCAATTTACACAGTACGTTGTCGGAAAATTTGCTGCCAAACCCTGCTGACGAAGGCCGGTTACGTCAACATGCTGTTGATATTGGCAAGAGTGTTTACCGCCCCCTTTCTGTACCCGCAAAAATCAGCGAGATACTTGACAAAGTGCTGAATAAGGCAAATCAGATCAGCGATCCGTTTGAACAATCATTCTTTGTTATGGTTCATCTGCCTTATCTCCAACCTTTTGCAGATGTGAATAAACACACCTCACGTCTGTTGGGCAACCTACCAATGATCCGCGCTAATTTATGCCCTCTGACCTTCATTGATGTACCTGAACAGGCGTACAGTCGTGCGGTTATTGGTGTCTATGAGATGACTCGCATCGAGTTGTTACGTGATCTGTATATCTGGGTCTATGAACGCTCCACACAGGAGTATTTAGCCATCAAACAGAATCTGTCCGAACCCGAGCCCTTACGGTTGATGTATAGAAATATTATTAATCAAACGGTGAGAGAAGCTGTTATCCAGCGAGTGTTACCAACAATGCAAAACTGAGCCAAGCCAACAATTGAAATCTGAGCCACTTGTTTTCACCATGGTGCCTTTTCGGAGGTACTTTGATTTCAAAAGAAGAACTCATGAAAATTCAGATTTTGTATAAACAGGGGCTGTCACAAAGAGCTATCGCCAGACAACTGGGCATCTCGCGTAATACCGTCAAGCGGTATTTGCACAGCAAGATGAATGAGCCAGTTTATAAATCACGTGATAAGTCGTCTTCATTGCTTGCTCCATTTAAGTCGTTTCTGCACTCCCGTATTGCACAAGCGAAACCGGTGTATCTCTCCGGTGTCGTGTTATTTAGGGAACTTAAAGAATTAGGCTATACCGGTAGCTTGTCGTTATTACGTCAGTATTTGTATCTGTATCGTGGCAAACCTACACCAGAGCCCATCGTGCGTTTTGAAACCGAAGCCGGCAAGCAAATGCAAGTCGACTGGGGTCAAATGCGGGGAGGTAAATCTCCCCTTCATGCCTTTATCGCTGTCTTGGGCTATAGCCGAGCGATGATGGTGATATTCACTGATAACATGCGATACGACACACTTGAGCACTGTCATCGACTCACCTTTGATTACTTCCAGGGCGTGCCCCGTGAAGTCTGGTACGACAATATGAAAACGGTGGTGGTGGAGCGTGATGCTTATGGTGAAGGCAAGCATAAGCTTATGTCAGCGCTAATGATAAAAGACCGTAAATTGCTAATTTAATTTGTCCACTCAAGCCAGAATGCAGTTTCCTTTGTGGTGACAAAGCCATGAGGGAAATAAGCATGCTAAGAAGAGAGGACCACTACATGATAAAACAACGCCATCAACAGGGGGCATTTATTGTTGATATTGCCCATCAGATAGGGTGTTCAGAAAAAACGGTGAGACGGCACATTAGCTATCCTGCGCCGCCAACAGCAAAACGCGGTAAAAAACAGGTTGCTAAACTCGAGCCCTTTAAAGACTACATCGATTCAAGGTTGAGTGAACAGGTTTGGAATGCGGCGGTTATTTTTGAGGAAATCCGTGAAAAAGGCTACCGGGGTGGGAGTGCGATGCTCCGACGTTATATACATCCCAAACGTCCGCTCAGGGCCTCGAAAAACACGGTACGCTTTGAAACCCTCCCCGGTTATCAACTTCAACACGATTGGGGAGAAATCATCGTTGAGGTGGCAGGCTCTGCCTGTACGGTTAATTTTGCCGTTAATACGCTCGGTTTTTCGCGTCGCTTTCATGTCTTTGCTGCCCCTAAGCAAGATGCTGAGCACACGTATGAATCGCTGGTTCGCAGCTTCAATTACTTCGGTGGCAGCGTAAAAAATGTCTTGGTAGATAACCAAAAAGCCGCTGTTATCAAACATGGACAAAATGGCCACATCGAGTTCAATGCGGGCTTCCTGCAACTGGCTAATCACTATGGGTTTAGCCCTCGCGCCTGTAAGCCTTATCGACCGCAAACGAAAGGCAAAACCGAACGGATGGTGGGCTATGTTAAACACAATTTTTTCACTCGCTACCGTCAGTTTGAGAGTTTCGCTCATGTTAATCAACTGCTAGCGATGTGGCTGGCGAAAGTGGCAGACCAGCGTCATCTTCGTCAATTCAAGCAGACACCGGAAAATCGTTTTGCTGAGGAAAAAATAGCCTTGATGCCACTCCCTGCGACTGATTTCGATACCAGCTACTTCGACCTACGACAAGTGGCATGGGACAGCTATATCGATGTCAGAGGTAATCGCTATAGCGTGCCTTCATTCTGGTGTGGTCGTGCGGTTAATATTCGTATCGGTTTAGATAATACGCTACGTATTTACGGCGATGAGCAACTGCTCGCGACGCATCTCTTGCAGGAGGTAACGCAGGGCTGGCAAAAGGTGCCAGAACATCATCAAGCCCTTTGGCAACAGGTCAATCGAGTAGCGTCTCGTTCGCTCAGTGTGTATGAGGAGCTACTCTGATGGAAATGGAAAACTTGTTGATACGGTTAAAAATGGATTACCTGGGCGATGCGTTGGAGAGTTTATGTGAAGAAGCCACCAAGAAAGCACTGAACTACCGTGAATTTCTCCAGCAGGCATTAGCCCAGGAATGGAACGGGCGTCACCAAAAAGGCTTGGAATCGCGGTTAAAACAAGCACGTTTGCCGTGGATAAAAACCTTGGAGCAATTTGACTTTACTTTCCAACCAAGTATAGACAGGAAAATTATCCGCGAGCTGGCGGGGCTGAGGTTTGTCGAACATCATGAAAACGTCATTTTGTTAGGCCCACCTGGGGTAGGGAAAACGCATTTGGCGATAGCGCTGGCTGTCAAGGCAGCTACAGCTGGGCATCGGGTATTGTTTATGCCTCTGGATAGACTCTGCTGTACCTTAATGAAGGCAAAGCAAGAAAACCGTCTGGAACGCCAACTTCAGCAACTGTGCTATGCCAGGGTATTAATACTGGATGAAATCGGGTATTTACCGATGAATCGCGAAGAAGCTAGCCTATTTTTCAGGTTATTGAGCCGTCGTTATGAAAAGGCGAGCATCATTCTCACATCAAATAAAAGTTTTACTGATTGGGGGGACGTATTCGGTGATCACATTTTAGCAACTGCGATTTTAGACAGGCTTTTACATCATTCAACCACATTGAATATTAAAGGAGAAAGCTATCGACTCAAAAATAAACGCAAAGCAGGCATGTTGCCTATAAAAACGACTGATATTATCCAGGCGCCTGGAATAGAAACCCAACAGGAAAATTAGCAAAAACTGGACATTTTAAAGTAGCAAAAAGTGGTCAATCTAAAGTAGCGTTGACAGCTTAATCAGGCGTTTTACCAGTTTGCAAAAAGTATGGGGTTTATCCCGAAGCTTTGCCATACCTATCGGCCACAAACCAAAGGCAAGGTTGAACGAATGGTACGCTATGTCCGGGATAATTTCTTTCGTCCACTCAATACCAAGTTATTGGCGTTGGGCCTGACACTCGATACTGACACTGCCAATGAGCACGTCACGCTATGGCTGGAAACGGTGGCACACCAGCGGATCCATGACACCACCAGAGAAAAACCGGCACTGCGGCTTATCGATGAACGTAAAGCACTACAGGTATTACCTCCGAAAATAGTACCGATAACGCCTTCGCTGACCAACAAGAGCGCATTAGCTTCTCTCAATGGGTTGAGTCAGCAACCACTGCATCATGCTCTGAGCGTGTATGACCAACTGATGGAGACGATATGAACCTGCAATTATCCCGTATTGGAGAACTTACCTCAGCGCTGCAACTGCCGGGGATTGATGCAAATGCCTGCGATTTAGCCCAGCAAGCGGCGCAACAAGAGTGGGATTACCTGACTTTCCTGGAGCAGGCTCTGCAGTGTGAGAAGCGTTCACGCCATCAACGTAAACAGCATATGTTCACCCGAATGGCTGGATTCCCCAGCCTGAAAACGCTGGAGGACTTTGATTTTACCTTCGCCACTGGAGTGCCAAAAAAACAGGTCATTGAGTTAGCATCGTTGTCATTTATTGAACGTCAGGAGAATGTGGTGATGTTGGGGCCATCAGGAGTGGGCAAGACCCATATCGCAATAGCACTGGGTTACAAAGCGGTACAGGCAGGAATCAAAACCCGTTTTATCAGTGCATCTGACTTAATTCTGCAACTGGCCACAGCGCAGCGACAAGACAACTATAAACAGGTCATGCAGCGCGCTGTACAGGCACCCAGGTTGCTAATTATCGATGAAATCGGCTATCTGCCTTTTACCGTACATGAAGCCAAATTGCTGTTTGATGTTATTGCCAAACGCTATGAAAAAGCTTCAGTGATATTAACGAGCAACTTGCCTTTTGGTCAGTGGGGACAAGTCTTTGCAAACGATACAGCACTCACCTCGGCCATGTTAGACCGGGTACTACACCACTCACATATCTTGCAAATCAAAGGAGAAAGCTATCGTATTAAAGAAAAGAAACAAGCCGGACTAATGGATAAACCCAAACAGTAGTGGATCACTTTTAGATTGTTGCTGTGGATCAGTTTTAGGCTGTTGTTGACAGCGAGGACAAGAGCCTCTTAAGGTTATTCGTCGTGCATTGGAAAAACAGGTGCCTGAAATGGATCGTGAAAATGTTGAATATCTGGTGATAGCCGAGCTGCGCAGATTACACGAAGGTGTATTGGTGCGTTACGGTTTAAGTCGCTCTGAATTTTCATTGTGGCAAGCGCAACAGTATGAGTTTTAATTCGTTATTGGACATGAGTCGCACCCGCCTATTCAGCTCAAACTGGCAATAAACGAATTGCATAAGCCTATCGCATTTTCGATCGGGTTAGAGAAATGTAATGAACGTATCCCAACCCTTTAACCAAGGGCAGGAGATTGAAGAGTTAAGGTGTGGATCCTCACAGATTTTCGGCATCATTGTGCCCACACGGGATGCACAGTGCTCCCAGAAACTGGAGAACCCACAAGATGAAATATACACCGGTTGGCGTAGATATCGCAAACCCTGTGATTCAGATTCACTTTATCGACGAGCACCGTGGTGAGGTAGTTGACAAGCTTTACTATTAGGCACAAGTATCTTCATTGAGGTAGCGAGTGAACAAACAGAGAAGAGTGCAACCCACTATCGTTTGCGTTGGTATGTTAGCTCATTGTCTTTAAACAGGGCGGGATTTCACTT contains:
- the istB gene encoding IS21-like element helper ATPase IstB, with amino-acid sequence MNLQLSRIGELTSALQLPGIDANACDLAQQAAQQEWDYLTFLEQALQCEKRSRHQRKQHMFTRMAGFPSLKTLEDFDFTFATGVPKKQVIELASLSFIERQENVVMLGPSGVGKTHIAIALGYKAVQAGIKTRFISASDLILQLATAQRQDNYKQVMQRAVQAPRLLIIDEIGYLPFTVHEAKLLFDVIAKRYEKASVILTSNLPFGQWGQVFANDTALTSAMLDRVLHHSHILQIKGESYRIKEKKQAGLMDKPKQ
- the istA gene encoding IS21 family transposase, with product MISKEELMKIQILYKQGLSQRAIARQLGISRNTVKRYLHSKMNEPVYKSRDKSSSLLAPFKSFLHSRIAQAKPVYLSGVVLFRELKELGYTGSLSLLRQYLYLYRGKPTPEPIVRFETEAGKQMQVDWGQMRGGKSPLHAFIAVLGYSRAMMVIFTDNMRYDTLEHCHRLTFDYFQGVPREVWYDNMKTVVVERDAYGEGKHKLMSALMIKDRKLLI
- the istA gene encoding IS21 family transposase encodes the protein MLRREDHYMIKQRHQQGAFIVDIAHQIGCSEKTVRRHISYPAPPTAKRGKKQVAKLEPFKDYIDSRLSEQVWNAAVIFEEIREKGYRGGSAMLRRYIHPKRPLRASKNTVRFETLPGYQLQHDWGEIIVEVAGSACTVNFAVNTLGFSRRFHVFAAPKQDAEHTYESLVRSFNYFGGSVKNVLVDNQKAAVIKHGQNGHIEFNAGFLQLANHYGFSPRACKPYRPQTKGKTERMVGYVKHNFFTRYRQFESFAHVNQLLAMWLAKVADQRHLRQFKQTPENRFAEEKIALMPLPATDFDTSYFDLRQVAWDSYIDVRGNRYSVPSFWCGRAVNIRIGLDNTLRIYGDEQLLATHLLQEVTQGWQKVPEHHQALWQQVNRVASRSLSVYEELL
- a CDS encoding Fic family protein, producing the protein MSPIKKMGDTGQAQLPAGTYGREILNRLLIDLSWASSHLEGNTYSRLDTRQLIEQGMVSQGKAAIETQMILNHKAAIELLVDNAATIRFNRYTLLNLHSTLSENLLPNPADEGRLRQHAVDIGKSVYRPLSVPAKISEILDKVLNKANQISDPFEQSFFVMVHLPYLQPFADVNKHTSRLLGNLPMIRANLCPLTFIDVPEQAYSRAVIGVYEMTRIELLRDLYIWVYERSTQEYLAIKQNLSEPEPLRLMYRNIINQTVREAVIQRVLPTMQN
- the istB gene encoding IS21-like element helper ATPase IstB; the encoded protein is MMEMENLLIRLKMDYLGDALESLCEEATKKALNYREFLQQALAQEWNGRHQKGLESRLKQARLPWIKTLEQFDFTFQPSIDRKIIRELAGLRFVEHHENVILLGPPGVGKTHLAIALAVKAATAGHRVLFMPLDRLCCTLMKAKQENRLERQLQQLCYARVLILDEIGYLPMNREEASLFFRLLSRRYEKASIILTSNKSFTDWGDVFGDHILATAILDRLLHHSTTLNIKGESYRLKNKRKAGMLPIKTTDIIQAPGIETQQEN